A genomic segment from Corythoichthys intestinalis isolate RoL2023-P3 chromosome 2, ASM3026506v1, whole genome shotgun sequence encodes:
- the amt gene encoding aminomethyltransferase, mitochondrial, which translates to MWARLSAMVGPSVVGRRACGQARLRAAGCALGEPQQRDASSSAEATLKKTPLFDFHRARGGKMVEFAGWSMPVQYKDSHISSHMHTREHCAIFDVSHMLQTKVHGKDRIKFMESLVVADISELKDNQGTLSLFTNEKGGIIDDLIVTKTDQGYLYVVSNAGCADKDSAHMKARLAELKASGSDVDLEFLDEALIALQGPSMSQVLQQGMKEDLSKLTFMNSALATVFGIPDCRVTRCGYTGEDGVEISVPKSRVVELTERLLAHNEVKLAGLGARDSLRLEAGLCLYGNDIDESTTPVEASLIWTIGKRRRQTKDFPGADIIVPQIKEKTTRKRVGLVSTGPPVRQHTPILSPDGKVIGEVTSGCPSPCLKKNVAMGYVDAAFTKNGTAIQVEVRKKAVAATVSKMPFVPTNYYSV; encoded by the exons ATGTGGGCTCGCTTGTCGGCCATGGTCGGGCCTTCGGTGGTCGGGAGGAGAGCTTGCGGGCAAGCTCGGCTGCGGGCAGCGGGATGCGCGCTCGGAGAACCGCAGCAGCGAGACGCTTCATCAAGTGCAGAG GCCACTTTGAAGAAGACACCATTGTTTGACTTCCACAGGGCACGTGGAGGAAAGATGGTAGAGTTTGCAGGCTGGAGTATGCCTGTGCAGTACAAAGACAGTCACATCAGCTCTCACATGCACACCAGAGAGCACTGCGCCATCTTCGATGTCAGCCACATGCTGCAG ACCAAAGTTCATGGCAAAGATAGAATCAAGTTCATGGAGTCTCTAGTGGTGGCAGATATTTCAGAACTCAAAGACAACCAG GGAACACTGTCGCTCTTTACCAATGAGAAGGGAGGGATCATCGATGACCTCATTGTAACAAAAACAGATCAGGGCTATCTCTACGTAGTCTCCAACGCTGGTTGTGCCGACAAAGACTCTGCACATATGAAG GCCAGACTTGCTGAGCTCAAGGCCTCAGGATCTGACGTTGATCTGGAATTCCTTGACGAAGCGCTGATTGCACTGCAAG GACCATCCATGTCTCAAGTGCTGCAACAGGGCATGAAGGAGGACCTCAGCAAACTGACCTTCATGAATTCTGCCCTGGCCACTGTCTTTGGCATTCCTGACTGCAGAGTCACCCGATGTGGATACACTGGAGAGGACGGCGTAGAG ATCTCTGTTCCCAAGTCCAGAGTGGTAGAGCTGACTGAGAGGCTCCTGGCACACAACGAGGTCAAGCTAGCTGGATTGGGCGCCAGGGACAGCCTGCGACTGGAGGCGGGCCTTTGTCTCTATGGCAACGACATAGACGAGAGTACCACGCCCGTGGAGGCCTCTCTCATTTGGACAATAG GAAAGCGACGTCGTCAGACAAAGGACTTCCCTGGTGCAGACATCATCGTTCCTCAGATCAAGGAGAAGACCACCAGGAAGAGAGTCGGCCTGGTGTCGACCGGACCTCCTGTCAGACAGCACACACCCATACTCAGTCCTGATGGAAAAGTAATAG GTGAGGTGACCAGTGGCTGCCCTTCCCCTTGCCTGAAGAAAAATGTTGCCATGGGTTACGTGGACGCTGCCTTCACAAAGAATGGGACAGCGATTCAGGTGGAGGTTAGGAAAAAAGCAGTCGCTGCCACCGTGAGCAAGATGCCCTTCGTCCCGACCAACTACTATTCTGTATAG